In a single window of the Dictyostelium discoideum mitochondrion, complete genome genome:
- the rps14 gene encoding ribosomal protein S14, with protein sequence MKIIRKNKKDKERREIYKQAEKMKNMYKMLRRNELLDQETRNYFNMKVTSSEKNSSISRIKNRCVETGRSRGIISAYRISRLRFREYMKMGLISGVKKISY encoded by the coding sequence ATGAAAATAATAAGAAAAAATAAAAAAGATAAAGAAAGAAGAGAAATATATAAACAAGCAGAAAAAATGAAAAACATGTATAAAATGTTACGACGTAATGAATTATTAGATCAAGAAACACGAAATTATTTTAATATGAAAGTAACAAGTAGTGAAAAAAATAGTTCAATCAGTAGAATAAAAAATCGATGTGTGGAAACAGGCAGATCACGAGGAATAATAAGTGCATATAGAATATCACGTTTACGATTTAGAGAATATATGAAAATGGGATTAATAAGTGGAGTAAAAAAAATAAGTTATTAA
- the rps8 gene encoding ribosomal protein S8: MKKLQNVFAAIKTGLLAKATSVTVIGSKRVFEILSRFENEGLIRGFQIIDISKNKVSIYLKYKQDMTSLLSKIKVVSVNKEKLYIKGKLLKKLNTGVNMYFVESKFGLQTLPQLKIRNKRLYAPLGGEIKYIVEINKVNPKIQELIKKKHEI, translated from the coding sequence ATGAAAAAATTACAAAACGTATTTGCAGCAATAAAAACAGGCTTATTAGCAAAAGCGACAAGTGTAACCGTTATAGGATCAAAACGTGTATTTGAAATATTATCAAGATTTGAAAATGAAGGGCTAATTAGAGGATTTCAAATAATAGATATAAGTAAAAATAAAGTAAGTATATATTTAAAATATAAACAAGATATGACAAGTTTATTATCAAAAATTAAAGTAGTATCTGTAAATAAAGAAAAATTATATATAAAAGGAAAATTATTGAAAAAATTAAACACTGGAGTAAATATGTATTTTGTAGAAAGTAAATTTGGTTTACAAACATTACCTCAATTAAAAATAAGAAATAAAAGGTTATATGCGCCATTAGGAGGTGAAATAAAATATATAGTTGAAATAAATAAAGTAAATCCAAAAATACAAGAACTAATAAAAAAAAAACATGAAATATAG
- the rpl6 gene encoding ribosomal protein L6 has product MKYSQNKSLNTFEIEYKIANKSVKIKSSGKMGVITKELKLKEPAIQSNNIYYLKNHGDSRIIIGTMKQQIQGVLAGFCIELKLVGLGFVVHKVGNTLVLDVGYSHYRSCLIPKEVVVKLEGSQIILYSINKEKVTTFASLLKTFKKINMYKGTGILGINEKIKLKKGKVR; this is encoded by the coding sequence ATGAAATATAGTCAAAATAAAAGTCTAAATACATTTGAAATAGAATATAAAATAGCGAATAAATCGGTAAAAATAAAAAGTAGTGGAAAAATGGGAGTAATAACAAAAGAATTAAAATTAAAAGAACCCGCAATCCAATCAAATAATATATATTATTTAAAAAATCATGGAGATAGTAGAATAATAATAGGAACAATGAAACAACAAATTCAAGGGGTATTAGCTGGTTTTTGTATTGAATTAAAATTAGTCGGATTAGGATTTGTTGTACATAAAGTCGGAAATACATTAGTACTAGATGTAGGATATAGTCATTATCGAAGTTGTTTAATTCCGAAAGAGGTTGTAGTAAAATTAGAAGGATCACAAATCATCTTATATAGTATAAATAAAGAAAAAGTAACCACATTTGCAAGTTTATTAAAAACGTTTAAGAAAATAAATATGTATAAAGGTACTGGAATATTAGGTATCAATGAAAAAATTAAATTAAAAAAAGGAAAAGTGAGATAA
- the rps13 gene encoding ribosomal protein S13, protein MGIVIGKIELNNEKQIIGELKKKIKGVNFHIAQKVIMLSGNVASIKGNKLIQSEEKQIVDILQRFKGLYSHNYGLKEEALAKIRRIENVYRYIRVRQGYPVRGRTKSNANTVKRQRNVSTGVKTKRKKMYLLNGKPTNRKERKIFNKLKKLQEKKNKEQKKSQKCKTKK, encoded by the coding sequence ATGGGAATAGTAATTGGAAAAATTGAATTAAATAATGAGAAGCAAATAATAGGAGAATTAAAGAAAAAAATTAAAGGAGTGAATTTTCATATTGCTCAAAAAGTAATAATGTTAAGTGGAAATGTCGCAAGTATAAAAGGAAACAAATTAATACAAAGTGAGGAAAAGCAAATAGTAGATATACTGCAAAGATTTAAAGGCTTATATTCACATAACTATGGATTAAAAGAAGAAGCATTAGCAAAAATAAGACGAATAGAAAATGTTTATAGATATATTAGAGTAAGACAAGGATATCCTGTAAGAGGACGAACAAAAAGTAATGCAAATACAGTAAAACGACAACGAAACGTAAGTACAGGTGTGAAAACAAAACGAAAAAAAATGTATTTATTAAATGGTAAACCAACAAATCGAAAAGAGAGAAAAATATTTAATAAATTAAAAAAATTACAAGAGAAAAAGAATAAAGAACAAAAAAAATCACAAAAATGCAAAACAAAAAAATAG
- the rps11 gene encoding ribosomal protein S11: protein MQNKKIAHIVRIEMFEEKIDRLDLIFTKYVEYKFPLYLLGKLWLYKFIRRKFNLIGPLNEQILSPYLQFNLYFDKSKARKETFKVYLGKIGFVLLHVFYLSCIAYYDSFLYAKVMNDWLEEVMRTRY, encoded by the coding sequence ATGCAAAACAAAAAAATAGCACATATAGTAAGAATAGAAATGTTTGAAGAAAAAATAGATAGATTAGATTTAATATTTACCAAATATGTAGAATATAAATTTCCTTTATATTTATTAGGAAAATTATGGTTATATAAATTTATAAGACGAAAATTTAATTTAATAGGACCTTTAAATGAACAAATTTTAAGTCCATATTTACAATTTAATTTATATTTTGATAAATCGAAAGCCCGAAAGGAAACGTTTAAAGTATATTTAGGAAAAATTGGATTTGTTTTATTACATGTTTTTTATTTAAGTTGTATTGCATATTATGATAGTTTTTTATATGCCAAAGTAATGAATGACTGGTTAGAAGAAGTTATGAGAACAAGATATTAA
- a CDS encoding ORF796 (Nucleotide G at position 48234 is missing in reference No. 10 (Cole et al. Journal of Molecular Evolution 39: 579-588).), translating into MIGINKMIIQRTELYTTTGVVKSTIHGNIINISFNRNIQYQYRQISNKNKNRNLSPRVLNLKEKGTARVTKLNKNRKKGMRVVQKKDILNAKLNVQTPIVVEEIKNISFASQMVHKEHDNLPTLRSKQRMLLKAYFDQLRINNLKAVNNIFTLKKRVLNLKSNYLIVTYSPKGTKVNKANVLQQLLKYKQYFTKKWAFKLKARVTKTNFIKTQIALEKQKVRNIAQPCYISLNQKINKKLQKLQKQKLVLTSKAKLQRFKKQRYLFLKSQSKLDIDLLLIELKKKARQSKIKYKRRTKKKVKSVKVIEELKDFVALEEEMEAYYKTPVETIMSSIVTKYTENAKPLILKNLQQKLRVKEYLQYSQIRRLIDITNEKELYKNKELSKRNEKKLKKSIQQKFLKTVVIAVNHKKNQQKDSKKELIIKVLLNILRRKGEVPFEGKIDMVLPYLKELGRKQDDAKMNNLALNLQMRIVTDLLNYKGDTEVKNNHVALVRKRIDYLNYMSQNPRRSRNAGPRSDYKVIGKAKYQGKMMYAKLTEQRKMLENVALKNNYNILNNIIESEKKLYKLRLPKQRVTVPTLYQIYERVINHIKGFERKTQGVYSKAKKFQNILTKLQAIKRNKKGTIKKRRLKKAQEETTAPVTIPLTQGVLRITLKKKNMFLVLQNLSTKHIDTTVTARQEYYRIYNPKEIDPLEKKKKQALKLTALKPLGPIGRVIGTDLFRRRVITQVLLNLKAQIKYNVLDIEIRKPGFHSIINTILYKLWYIYEDQGLLRMYKFTKNKAHGSMRKKKHRRL; encoded by the coding sequence ATGATAGGAATAAATAAAATGATTATACAGAGAACAGAGTTATATACTACAACAGGAGTAGTTAAAAGTACAATCCACGGAAATATTATAAATATTTCTTTTAATAGAAACATACAATATCAATATAGACAAATTAGTAATAAGAATAAAAATAGGAATTTAAGTCCACGAGTACTTAATTTAAAGGAAAAGGGCACTGCAAGAGTAACCAAATTAAATAAAAACAGAAAAAAAGGAATGAGAGTTGTACAAAAGAAAGATATTTTAAACGCTAAGTTGAATGTACAAACACCAATAGTTGTTGAGGAAATTAAAAATATTAGTTTCGCTTCACAAATGGTACATAAGGAACACGACAATTTACCGACGTTGCGGTCAAAACAACGAATGTTATTAAAAGCATATTTTGATCAATTACGAATAAACAATTTAAAGGCTGTAAATAACATTTTTACATTAAAAAAGAGAGTATTAAATTTAAAAAGCAATTATTTAATTGTAACATATAGTCCGAAAGGAACAAAAGTTAATAAGGCTAATGTTTTACAACAATTGTTAAAATATAAACAATATTTTACAAAAAAATGGGCTTTCAAACTAAAAGCGAGAGTTACAAAAACGAACTTTATAAAAACTCAAATAGCGCTGGAAAAGCAAAAAGTACGAAATATCGCACAGCCATGTTATATTAGTCTTAACCAAAAGATAAATAAAAAATTACAAAAATTACAAAAACAAAAGTTAGTTCTAACAAGTAAGGCAAAATTACAAAGATTTAAAAAACAAAGATATCTGTTTTTAAAAAGCCAAAGTAAATTAGATATAGATTTATTGTTAATAGAATTAAAAAAGAAAGCGCGACAATCGAAAATAAAGTACAAACGGCGTACAAAAAAAAAGGTTAAAAGTGTGAAGGTTATTGAGGAGTTAAAAGACTTTGTAGCTCTTGAAGAAGAAATGGAAGCTTATTATAAAACTCCAGTTGAAACAATTATGTCATCAATAGTAACAAAATATACTGAAAACGCAAAACCATTAATACTAAAAAACTTACAACAAAAATTGCGAGTGAAAGAGTATTTACAGTACTCACAAATAAGACGATTAATAGATATAACGAATGAAAAGGAATTATATAAAAATAAGGAGCTGAGCAAAAGAAATGAAAAAAAACTGAAAAAAAGTATTCAACAAAAATTTCTTAAAACTGTAGTAATAGCTGTAAATCATAAAAAAAATCAACAAAAAGATAGTAAAAAAGAATTAATTATTAAAGTATTATTAAATATCTTACGAAGAAAAGGTGAAGTACCTTTTGAAGGAAAGATAGATATGGTATTACCATATTTAAAAGAGTTAGGGAGAAAACAAGACGATGCGAAGATGAATAATTTAGCGTTAAATTTACAAATGAGGATCGTAACCGATTTATTAAACTATAAAGGTGATACAGAAGTAAAGAACAATCATGTGGCTTTAGTACGTAAACGAATAGATTATCTAAACTATATGAGTCAAAACCCACGAAGATCACGAAATGCAGGGCCGAGATCTGATTATAAAGTTATTGGGAAAGCAAAATATCAGGGAAAAATGATGTATGCTAAATTAACTGAACAAAGAAAGATGTTAGAAAATGTAGCTCTTAAAAATAATTATAATATATTAAATAATATTATAGAATCTGAAAAAAAATTATATAAGTTAAGATTACCAAAACAAAGAGTCACAGTACCGACCTTATACCAAATATATGAAAGAGTAATAAATCATATAAAAGGATTCGAAAGAAAAACACAAGGGGTATACTCGAAAGCAAAAAAATTTCAAAATATACTAACAAAACTACAAGCAATAAAAAGAAATAAAAAAGGAACTATAAAAAAAAGAAGATTGAAAAAAGCGCAAGAAGAAACGACAGCTCCTGTTACTATTCCATTAACCCAAGGGGTTTTAAGAATAACCTTAAAAAAAAAAAATATGTTTCTTGTATTACAAAATTTAAGTACAAAACATATAGATACAACAGTAACAGCAAGACAAGAATATTATCGAATATATAACCCAAAAGAAATCGATCCATTGGAGAAAAAAAAAAAACAAGCGTTGAAATTAACAGCATTAAAACCGTTAGGGCCAATAGGACGAGTGATAGGAACAGATTTATTTAGAAGAAGAGTAATAACACAAGTCTTACTAAATCTAAAAGCACAAATAAAATATAATGTATTAGATATAGAGATAAGAAAGCCGGGATTTCATTCAATAATAAATACAATATTATATAAACTATGGTATATATATGAAGATCAAGGATTACTTCGAATGTACAAATTTACAAAAAATAAAGCACATGGAAGTATGAGAAAAAAAAAACACAGAAGATTATAA
- a CDS encoding ORF688: protein MIIRFKINEIECEVNEEKEDITILQACTANGIEIPRFCYHEKLTIAGNCRMCLVYVTNEEKLLAACGIPLDENFDDESIETEIDEILKAREGVMEFLLINHPLDCPICDQGGECDLQEQTLAYGLDTGRFYIKKRAVEIKTFGRLIKGIMTRCIHCTRCVRFLTEIAGVNELGVLGRGYNMEIGTYKKNVMIESELSGNIIDLCPVGALTSAVYAYKGRPWELKNIKGIDIFDTLLTPINYQVKGGEIFRILPRINDRINEEWITDKVRFHYESYKIIEKIRKETPSYKIQANKFIELTWKTALKMVFKVLLNKKNKVDLIIGSKINSTNLRIYKELMNRLGSKNYITENGLMFKKFNYDLRENYINSNDLYNVDKNDLVLLCGINLRVESPLLNIKLRNVNFGDDEIESVKKIGIIGNKFDWKHESEYIGATLNSMLKLFEGRLPYCQQIKKSKAPLIIVGPSLLTRISLTLQEMRAIFMKACNLKPENILIITQGANFGMALEEGLFKEKFSIGGNVLYSIDSNEVQVTNKINYVIYQGIINDKFENKIDLYLPSKHYFEDFEGDREVYMNTFGQRSEIEKLSISKGNKIKENSMIGYIQLMYLNNKEMTRKEKEQKDIKLSYREMKKEEKRKIKVNKYLTINNIIENYYMTDINIRLSKNLMITGQLRKEKKIMEAGIWKNRKCI, encoded by the coding sequence ATGATAATTAGATTTAAAATAAATGAAATAGAATGTGAAGTAAATGAAGAAAAAGAAGATATAACAATATTACAAGCGTGTACGGCAAATGGAATAGAAATCCCACGATTTTGTTATCATGAAAAGTTAACAATAGCAGGAAATTGTCGAATGTGTTTAGTATATGTTACAAATGAAGAAAAATTATTAGCCGCTTGTGGAATACCGTTAGATGAGAATTTTGACGATGAAAGTATAGAAACGGAAATAGATGAAATATTAAAAGCAAGAGAAGGAGTAATGGAATTTTTATTAATAAATCATCCATTAGATTGTCCAATTTGTGATCAAGGAGGAGAATGTGATTTACAAGAGCAAACACTAGCGTATGGATTAGATACTGGAAGATTTTATATAAAAAAAAGAGCAGTAGAAATAAAAACATTTGGACGATTAATAAAAGGAATAATGACGAGATGTATTCATTGTACACGATGTGTAAGATTTTTAACAGAAATAGCAGGTGTAAATGAATTAGGAGTTTTAGGTAGAGGTTATAATATGGAAATAGGAACTTATAAAAAAAATGTAATGATTGAAAGTGAATTATCCGGAAATATCATTGATTTATGTCCTGTAGGAGCATTAACATCCGCAGTTTATGCCTATAAAGGACGACCTTGGGAATTAAAAAATATAAAAGGAATCGATATCTTTGATACTTTATTAACACCAATCAATTATCAAGTAAAAGGAGGAGAAATCTTTAGGATATTACCAAGAATAAATGATAGAATCAATGAAGAATGGATTACAGATAAAGTAAGATTTCATTATGAAAGTTATAAAATTATCGAAAAAATAAGAAAGGAAACACCAAGTTATAAAATACAAGCAAATAAATTTATAGAATTAACTTGGAAAACCGCATTAAAAATGGTATTTAAAGTGTTATTAAATAAAAAAAATAAAGTAGATTTAATAATAGGATCAAAAATAAATAGTACAAATTTAAGAATATATAAAGAATTAATGAATCGATTAGGAAGTAAAAATTATATCACAGAAAATGGTTTAATGTTTAAAAAATTTAATTATGATTTAAGAGAAAATTATATTAATAGTAATGATTTATATAATGTTGATAAAAATGATTTAGTATTATTATGTGGAATAAATTTACGAGTGGAAAGTCCTTTACTAAATATAAAATTAAGAAATGTAAATTTTGGTGATGATGAAATAGAATCTGTAAAAAAAATAGGAATTATTGGAAATAAATTTGATTGGAAACACGAAAGTGAATATATAGGAGCAACCTTAAATAGTATGTTAAAATTATTTGAAGGACGATTACCTTATTGTCAACAAATAAAAAAAAGCAAAGCGCCTTTAATTATAGTAGGACCAAGTTTATTAACTAGAATTTCATTAACATTACAAGAAATGCGAGCGATTTTCATGAAAGCATGTAATTTAAAACCAGAAAATATATTAATAATAACACAAGGAGCAAATTTTGGAATGGCATTAGAAGAAGGACTATTTAAAGAAAAGTTTAGTATAGGAGGAAATGTCTTATATAGTATAGATAGTAATGAAGTACAAGTAACAAATAAAATAAATTATGTAATTTATCAAGGAATTATAAATGATAAATTTGAAAATAAAATCGATTTATATTTACCAAGTAAACATTATTTTGAAGATTTTGAAGGAGATAGAGAAGTTTATATGAATACTTTTGGACAACGAAGTGAAATTGAGAAATTAAGCATAAGTAAAGGAAATAAAATAAAAGAAAATAGCATGATTGGATATATCCAATTAATGTATTTAAATAATAAAGAAATGACAAGAAAAGAAAAAGAACAAAAAGATATAAAACTAAGTTATAGAGAAATGAAAAAAGAAGAAAAAAGAAAAATAAAAGTAAATAAATATCTAACGATAAATAATATTATAGAAAATTATTATATGACAGATATAAATATAAGATTAAGTAAAAATTTAATGATAACCGGACAATTAAGAAAAGAAAAAAAAATAATGGAAGCAGGAATTTGGAAAAATAGAAAATGTATATAG
- the nad5 gene encoding NADH dehydrogenase subunit 5: MYIVNLILPLIGSIITGIFGHKLGNRISIKIAVGCMMLTAISSLYIGYEILLCNSVVHFKLGTWMQVGSLNVEYGLLYDSLTSIMIIVITCISSMVHLYSMDYMKEDPHKTRFFSYLSLFTFFMMLLVTADNFVQLFFGWEGVGIMSYLLINFWYTRLQANKSALKAVILNRFGDFGLFFGILLVFLVFKSVDFSVIFTIAPFITEYTINLLGYEVNAITLIGSFIVIGVVGKSAQLGLHMWLPDAMEGPTPVSALLHAATMVTAGVFLVLRTSPLLSYSITILNILTIIGALTTLFATTIGIVQNDIKRVIAYSTCSQLGYMIFACGLLNYNASIYHLTTHAFFKALLFLSAGSVIHGLNDEQDMRKMGGLVNLMPLTYQCMLIGTLALTGFPFLSGYYSKDIILETSYATYYWEGTFAAIIGYVAAFGTTFYSFRLLILTFFNKPRMQYKTIAGVHEASTNMVIPLVILALCSIFIGYVTKDFFVGLGTPVWNNSFFAYPYNNLILESEVLQRELKLLPLFAFIYGVITPVLFYFNIKEDRMINVKQNLMVKESYFFFVKKWYFDFLSRVLIVVPFFHLSYDVMNKNLDKGLWEKIGVTGVATTLVTAFTALKLKNEITLSTYISYIVQTIILIIVVGIFSFMTGFIYMELCIIIGILYICLPSIKID; this comes from the coding sequence ATGTATATAGTAAATTTAATATTACCATTAATAGGAAGTATAATAACAGGAATTTTTGGACATAAATTAGGAAATAGAATAAGTATAAAAATAGCAGTTGGTTGTATGATGTTAACTGCAATATCTAGTTTATATATTGGATATGAAATATTATTATGTAATAGTGTAGTACATTTTAAATTAGGAACGTGGATGCAAGTAGGAAGTTTAAATGTGGAATATGGTTTATTATATGATAGTTTAACAAGTATAATGATAATAGTCATAACATGTATATCAAGTATGGTACATTTATATTCGATGGATTATATGAAAGAGGATCCACATAAAACAAGATTCTTTTCATATTTATCGTTATTTACCTTTTTCATGATGCTATTAGTAACCGCCGATAATTTTGTTCAATTATTTTTTGGATGGGAAGGAGTAGGAATAATGTCTTATTTATTAATTAATTTTTGGTATACAAGATTACAAGCAAATAAATCCGCATTAAAAGCAGTAATTTTAAATAGATTTGGAGATTTTGGATTATTTTTTGGAATATTATTAGTATTTTTAGTATTTAAAAGTGTTGATTTCTCTGTAATCTTTACAATAGCACCTTTTATTACGGAATATACTATAAATTTATTAGGATATGAAGTGAATGCGATAACCTTAATAGGTAGTTTCATAGTAATAGGAGTTGTGGGAAAATCAGCACAATTAGGTTTACATATGTGGTTACCAGATGCAATGGAAGGACCAACCCCCGTATCTGCATTATTACATGCAGCAACAATGGTAACAGCTGGAGTATTTTTAGTATTACGAACCTCACCCTTATTAAGTTATTCAATAACAATATTAAATATCTTAACAATTATAGGAGCCTTAACAACTTTATTTGCAACGACAATAGGTATTGTTCAAAATGATATCAAAAGAGTAATTGCGTATTCAACTTGTAGTCAATTAGGATATATGATTTTTGCATGTGGATTATTAAATTATAATGCAAGCATATATCATTTAACAACACATGCATTTTTTAAAGCATTACTATTTTTAAGTGCCGGATCAGTAATACATGGATTAAATGATGAACAAGATATGCGAAAAATGGGAGGATTAGTAAATTTAATGCCTTTAACTTATCAATGCATGTTAATAGGAACATTAGCCTTAACTGGATTTCCATTTTTATCTGGATATTATTCAAAAGATATAATATTAGAAACAAGTTATGCAACGTATTATTGGGAAGGAACATTTGCTGCAATAATAGGATATGTCGCGGCATTTGGAACAACGTTTTATTCATTCCGATTATTAATTTTAACATTCTTTAATAAACCACGAATGCAATATAAAACAATTGCAGGAGTTCATGAAGCAAGTACAAATATGGTAATCCCTTTAGTTATTTTAGCATTATGTAGTATTTTTATTGGTTATGTAACAAAAGATTTTTTTGTAGGACTCGGTACACCAGTATGGAATAATTCATTCTTTGCTTATCCATATAATAATTTAATATTAGAATCCGAAGTATTACAACGAGAATTAAAGCTATTACCACTATTTGCATTTATTTATGGAGTAATAACCCCAGTTTTATTTTATTTTAATATAAAAGAAGATCGAATGATAAATGTAAAACAGAATTTAATGGTAAAAGAGAGTTATTTTTTTTTTGTTAAAAAATGGTATTTTGATTTCTTATCACGAGTTTTAATTGTAGTACCATTTTTTCATTTATCTTATGATGTTATGAATAAAAACTTAGATAAAGGATTATGGGAAAAAATTGGAGTCACAGGAGTAGCAACAACCTTAGTAACTGCATTTACAGCTTTAAAATTAAAAAATGAAATAACATTATCAACGTATATTAGCTATATAGTACAAACTATAATACTAATTATAGTTGTAGGAATTTTTTCTTTTATGACTGGATTTATATATATGGAATTATGTATAATAATCGGAATCTTATATATTTGTCTACCTTCAATCAAAATAGATTAA
- the rps4 gene encoding ribosomal protein S4, with protein MRQRKNVTKFIKRAYRDMGELKQYKRYTKTRLNIISNKVFLLKNELYPLQPKKKRGKRDQQLKTTYTKKKLKRILSLLFRIGGKIYRKKIKKKKINLKKQQEPFTQNLTLHRLFRKFYLNLKLKQFKLLYKKYKGNEKVIIQQLEKRVDMVLLRSGFVRSLYEARQIINHKHLLVNGKIASLPGYMINVGDIISFKEGSMKRKLLKRLKKGLISKKSRKRWTNRNFKFKRFQNYKRKRQKKKNKNKVRATGPNYLEISHSLLLISLIEEPKLTAIKYPFTLQPEKNIKFITLLKKYKRLR; from the coding sequence ATGAGACAACGAAAAAATGTGACAAAATTTATAAAAAGAGCATATAGGGATATGGGAGAATTAAAACAATATAAACGATATACAAAGACACGATTAAATATAATATCGAATAAGGTATTTTTATTAAAGAATGAATTATATCCGTTACAACCAAAAAAAAAGAGAGGGAAAAGGGATCAACAATTGAAAACAACTTATACGAAAAAAAAATTAAAAAGAATCTTATCATTATTGTTTCGTATAGGTGGAAAAATTTATAGAAAAAAAATAAAAAAGAAAAAAATAAATTTAAAAAAACAGCAAGAACCTTTTACACAGAATTTAACATTACATCGATTATTTCGAAAGTTTTATTTAAATTTAAAATTAAAACAATTTAAATTATTATATAAGAAATATAAAGGAAATGAAAAAGTAATAATACAACAATTAGAAAAAAGAGTAGATATGGTATTATTACGAAGTGGTTTTGTAAGAAGTCTGTATGAAGCGAGACAAATAATAAATCATAAACATCTTTTAGTGAATGGAAAAATCGCAAGCTTACCTGGATATATGATAAATGTAGGTGATATTATTAGTTTTAAAGAAGGGAGCATGAAAAGAAAACTTTTAAAAAGATTAAAAAAAGGATTAATATCTAAAAAGTCAAGAAAAAGATGGACAAACCGAAACTTTAAATTTAAGCGATTTCAAAATTACAAAAGAAAAAGACAAAAAAAAAAAAATAAGAATAAAGTAAGAGCAACTGGACCAAATTATTTAGAAATATCACATTCATTATTATTAATAAGTTTAATAGAAGAGCCGAAATTAACAGCAATAAAATATCCATTTACGTTACAACCAGAAAAGAATATAAAGTTTATAACTTTATTAAAGAAATATAAAAGACTAAGATAA
- the rps2 gene encoding ribosomal protein S2 yields the protein MIKKLKGRQRIQLIACNNINYVYKTEFHLGESAWKWNPTLKSFIYKEISQIHIIRIPAFLLIIGKVLNLIREVMRFRGKVVIVANNLANGKVIERLVKTMRQPALLTKYYAGGLTRKTENLRQYLEADKGLTNLKVRSKYIKQLIGLQDLERKPAYIVILDAIQGKFLINESAILGIPTIGCGDTTINFPKLNYPLIGNFKSREKRGSVLLLIKHAMFEGMRQEATIFAEYYNKYTRMYKSFLK from the coding sequence ATGATAAAAAAACTAAAAGGTAGGCAAAGAATACAATTAATAGCATGTAATAATATAAATTATGTTTATAAAACCGAATTTCATTTAGGAGAATCCGCGTGGAAATGGAACCCAACGCTAAAAAGTTTTATATATAAAGAAATTAGTCAAATACATATAATAAGAATCCCCGCATTTTTACTAATAATAGGTAAAGTGTTAAATTTAATTAGAGAAGTAATGCGATTTAGAGGAAAAGTAGTAATCGTAGCGAATAATTTAGCAAATGGAAAAGTAATTGAACGATTAGTAAAGACAATGAGACAACCAGCGCTACTAACAAAATATTATGCAGGAGGGCTAACACGAAAAACGGAGAATCTTAGACAATATTTAGAAGCAGACAAAGGATTAACGAATCTGAAAGTGCGATCAAAGTATATAAAACAACTAATAGGATTACAAGACTTGGAGAGAAAACCTGCATATATCGTAATCTTAGATGCAATACAAGGAAAATTTTTAATAAATGAAAGTGCAATTTTAGGAATACCAACAATAGGCTGTGGAGATACAACAATAAATTTTCCAAAATTGAACTATCCATTAATAGGAAATTTTAAAAGTAGAGAGAAAAGAGGTTCAGTATTATTATTAATAAAGCATGCAATGTTTGAGGGAATGAGACAAGAAGCGACAATATTTGCAGAGTATTATAATAAATATACAAGAATGTACAAGAGCTTTTTAAAGTAA
- the nad4L gene encoding NADH dehydrogenase subunit 4L, translated as MNLIDLILIAIYVIGISGLIFNKNNIINILIISELNLGTLGMLFVLASVELNDILGELSGLYILTFTAAESAIGLAIVVILYSKTGIINIRHLNKLKG; from the coding sequence ATGAATTTAATAGATTTAATATTAATAGCAATATACGTAATAGGAATATCCGGTTTAATTTTTAATAAAAATAATATTATTAATATATTAATAATATCAGAATTAAACTTAGGAACATTAGGGATGTTATTTGTGTTAGCATCCGTCGAATTAAATGATATATTAGGAGAATTAAGTGGATTATATATATTAACGTTTACAGCAGCAGAATCAGCAATAGGATTAGCAATAGTGGTAATTTTATATAGTAAAACAGGAATAATAAATATCAGACATTTAAATAAATTAAAAGGCTAA